The Streptomyces sp. NBC_00335 DNA window CCCTCGGCATCGGGACCGCCCCCTACGTCCCCGAACCACTGCGCCCCCTCGCCGAAGCCCCCACCGTCCCGGTGATCCACTCCTCCGAGTACCTCGACAACCGGCAGCGCATCCTCGGCGCCGACCACGTCACCGTCATCGGATCGGGCCAGTCCGGAGCCGAGGTCTTCCTCGACCTGCTCCGCTCCCGCCCCGCCGGCCGCGAACGCCTCACCTGGCTCGCCCGCACCCCCTCCTTCGCCCCCATGGAGTACTCCAAGCTCGGCCTGGAACACTTCACCCCCGACTACACCCGCTACTTCCACTCCCTCCCCGAACCGGTCCGCGACCGCCTCGTCCCCGCCCAATGGCAACTCCACAAGGGCATCGACGCCGCCACCATCGCCGCCATCCACGAGGAGCTCTACCGCCGCACCCTCGACGGAGGCTGGCCCGACGCCGTCCTCACCCCCGGAGTCAGCGTCCGCACCGCCGGCCGCGTCGCCACCACCAAGGTCGAACTCCACCTCGAACACGTCGACCAGGGCACCCGGTCCCGCCTCACCACCGACGCCGTCATCCTCGCCACCGGCTACCGCGAACGCCCCCTCGGGGGGCTCCTCGCCGGACTCGACCCCTACCTGCGCAAGGACTCCTCCGGCCGCCCCCGCATCGACGACCGCTACCGGATGATCACCGACCCGGCCGTCACCGGCAGCGTCTTCGTCCAGAACGGCGAACGCCACACCCACGGCGTCGGAGCCCCCGACCTCGGCCTCGCCGCCTGGCGCAGCGCCGCCATCCTGAACACCCTCACGGGCAAAGATGCCTACCCCCAGCCCACCCGCACGGCCTTCACCACCTTCGGCCTCGAACAGCGGGAGCACACCCGGCCCCAACCCGCCGGCGAACTGCTCCCACTGGTCGAGCATCCGTAAGGAGAAACGTTTAGAAGACCACCGTTCGCAAGAGCGCCGCTTAGAAGACCGGTGCCCCGGCTCGGGTCAGCCGCCAGTCCACCGACGCGAACTGCGCCGGGTCCACCGTCCCCTTCGCCTTCACCCACTGGATGATCGTGTTGCGTATTTCATCCGAGTTGGCCCACAACTGCTTCGCCTGCGGCACGTGCGGGAAGTTCCCGCCACCCGCAGCCCGGTAGTTGTTCACCGCCAGCACGAACTGCGCCGCCGGATCCACCGGCTTCCCCTGGAAGGACAGCCCCGAGATCCGGGCACCCACCGGCTCGGAGATGTCGATGTCGTACGTCAACCCGTACACGGCGTCGTAGTTGTAGTCCGGCGTGCCCTCCGCGTTCGTCAGCTTCGCCGGATCCACCACGTCACCCGGAGCCGTCCGCACGAAGTACCTCGCCGAATACTCCAGGTACTCCTTGATCTGCGCACCCGTCAGCAGCCGTGCCTCCAGCGTGTTCTCGAACGGATACAGACCCGCCGCATCCCGGATCGTCACCTGCCCGGCCGGAATCGCCGCCGTCCGCGAGAAGCACGAAGCCTGCGACAGCACCGGCAGCGCAGCCCACTCCGTACCCGCCAGCGCACCCCTCACCGTCTCCGCCTGCACGTGGTTGATCAGATCGATGATCGCCACGTCCTTCACCGGACCGTCCACCGAGGACATGGCCTGCGTCGACGTACCGATCACCTGGTTCACATACGCCACGACCTTGCGGTGCTCGTCCGACAGCAGCCCCACGATCTCCGGGTCCTCCACCGCCGTGTTCGAGTTCAGCACCCGGGCCGACACCTTCGACACCGACCAGCAGCCCTTCACCCACGTCAGCTCGAAGTCGAACAGCGTCAGCCGCTGCCCCCACTTCAGCGGCTCGGACAACACCACGTCCTTGCCCGTCGCCTTGTTCCGCACCCGGTACTCCGGGATCTCCGTATGGGCGTGCCCCACCAGGATCGCGTCGATCCCCGGCACCTGCTCCGCCACCAGACCCGCCGCGTTCTCGATGTGCGGCAGCTGGTCCCCGTAACTCGACGTGCCGCTCGAACCCGAATGAGCCGACACGATCACCACGTCCGCACCCAGCGACCGCAGCCGCGGCACGTACTTCGCGGCCTGCTCCTCAAGACCCGGGAACGTCATCTTCCCCTGCACGTTCGCCTTGTCCCAGATCGCGATCCCCGGATTCGTCAGACCCAGCACCGCCACCTTCACGTCCCGCCCATGCGGCGTACGCAACCGGTGCATGCTGTACGGGGGGAACGCCGGCCGCAACGTCTTCGCATCCAGCGCGTTCGCCCCCAGCAACGGGAACTCGCACTGCTCCTCGAACTTCCGCAGCACCGGAATGCCGTAATTGAACTCGTGGTTCCCCAGCGCCGCCGCGTCATAACCGATCGCGTTCATCGCCTGCGCCATCGGATGAACCGGACCACGCCGCGCCGTGATCGGATCCACCTTCGCGTAGTAGTACGACAGCT harbors:
- a CDS encoding lysine N(6)-hydroxylase/L-ornithine N(5)-oxygenase family protein, whose product is MTAQLDAPHDLVGIGIGPFNLSLAALAHGLPQQGAAELATAFYDQRRDFRWHPGLLIDGATLQVPFLADLVTLADPTSPWSFLNYLKHKERLFPFYFAESFHIQRAEYDAYCRWVAGRLPGLHFGHQVDAVRWNPERDLFEVDFTQVDADGEAEALGRTYTRNLALGIGTAPYVPEPLRPLAEAPTVPVIHSSEYLDNRQRILGADHVTVIGSGQSGAEVFLDLLRSRPAGRERLTWLARTPSFAPMEYSKLGLEHFTPDYTRYFHSLPEPVRDRLVPAQWQLHKGIDAATIAAIHEELYRRTLDGGWPDAVLTPGVSVRTAGRVATTKVELHLEHVDQGTRSRLTTDAVILATGYRERPLGGLLAGLDPYLRKDSSGRPRIDDRYRMITDPAVTGSVFVQNGERHTHGVGAPDLGLAAWRSAAILNTLTGKDAYPQPTRTAFTTFGLEQREHTRPQPAGELLPLVEHP
- a CDS encoding bifunctional metallophosphatase/5'-nucleotidase, which encodes MALDRRTFLGTSAATGAAVALAGATSTPAAAAEAVAGGASAAGARTYAFTVMGTTDLHGNVFNWDYFTDKEFDDKAHNDVGLAKISTLVNQVRAEKGRCNTLLIDAGDTIQGTQLSYYYAKVDPITARRGPVHPMAQAMNAIGYDAAALGNHEFNYGIPVLRKFEEQCEFPLLGANALDAKTLRPAFPPYSMHRLRTPHGRDVKVAVLGLTNPGIAIWDKANVQGKMTFPGLEEQAAKYVPRLRSLGADVVIVSAHSGSSGTSSYGDQLPHIENAAGLVAEQVPGIDAILVGHAHTEIPEYRVRNKATGKDVVLSEPLKWGQRLTLFDFELTWVKGCWSVSKVSARVLNSNTAVEDPEIVGLLSDEHRKVVAYVNQVIGTSTQAMSSVDGPVKDVAIIDLINHVQAETVRGALAGTEWAALPVLSQASCFSRTAAIPAGQVTIRDAAGLYPFENTLEARLLTGAQIKEYLEYSARYFVRTAPGDVVDPAKLTNAEGTPDYNYDAVYGLTYDIDISEPVGARISGLSFQGKPVDPAAQFVLAVNNYRAAGGGNFPHVPQAKQLWANSDEIRNTIIQWVKAKGTVDPAQFASVDWRLTRAGAPVF